In Desulfuromonas sp. KJ2020, a single window of DNA contains:
- the rpsJ gene encoding 30S ribosomal protein S10, which produces MPSQKIRIRLKAYDHKLLDQSVNEIVDTAKRTGARIAGPIPLPTVINKYTVLRGPHVDKKSREQFEMRTHKRLLDILEPTQQTVDALMKLDLSAGVDVEIKL; this is translated from the coding sequence ATGCCGAGCCAGAAAATAAGAATCCGTTTGAAGGCTTATGATCATAAGCTTCTTGATCAGTCTGTGAACGAAATCGTGGATACCGCCAAGCGTACAGGAGCCCGGATTGCCGGCCCCATTCCTCTGCCGACGGTAATTAACAAGTACACTGTTCTTCGTGGACCCCACGTTGACAAAAAAAGCCGTGAGCAGTTCGAGATGCGCACGCACAAGCGTTTACTGGATATTCTCGAACCGACCCAGCAGACCGTGGATGCCTTGATGAAGCTTGATCTCTCTGCCGGGGTTGATGTCGAAATTAAGCTCTAA
- a CDS encoding 50S ribosomal protein L23: MKPLHQIIKRPLVTEKTSLQKEVGQVVAFEVALNANKIEIKQAVEKAFSVKVKDVNTALTRGKVKRVGRNFGKRSNTKKAYVTLAEGTIDFFGV, translated from the coding sequence ATGAAACCGTTGCATCAGATTATTAAGAGGCCGCTGGTTACCGAGAAGACCAGCCTGCAGAAAGAAGTGGGCCAGGTGGTTGCTTTTGAAGTAGCACTGAATGCCAACAAGATTGAAATCAAGCAAGCCGTTGAAAAGGCTTTCAGCGTCAAGGTTAAGGACGTGAATACCGCTCTGACTCGGGGGAAAGTTAAGCGGGTCGGTCGCAATTTCGGGAAACGGTCCAATACCAAAAAAGCTTACGTCACCCTGGCGGAAGGCACCATCGATTTCTTCGGGGTCTAA
- a CDS encoding proline--tRNA ligase has translation MRWSQYLLPTLKETPADAEVVSHQLMMRAGMIRKVAAGIYNYMPLGLRSIRKVEAIVREELDRAGAIEVLMPMANPAELWQETGRWDKYGKELLRFKDRKDANFCMGPTHEEVVTDIVRNTVRSYRQLPLNLYQIQTKFRDEIRPRFGLMRGREFIMKDAYSFDLDDAGADASYEKMYQAYRRIFTRCGLRFRAVEADTGSIGGSSSHEFMVLAESGEDAIVSCDSCEYAANVEKAEIRLGALTTPAATEDRRKVATPARKTIEDVALFLETSPTRLLKTLIVETDAGETVGVLLRGDRELNDIKLAHLLGCAWVTLAPEEVVQKVTGAPSGFAGPVGLKIRLVADLEVQGMADFITGANEKDAHFTGVNLNRDFTIDTFADLRQAIGGDPCPRCEGKLEIWRGIEVGHVFKLGTKYSEAMGATVLDDQGKDRVLVMGCYGIGIGRTVASAIEQNHDENGIIFPLPIAPFQVVVTMVNPNDDEVRAAAEALYDDLRQAGVEVLLDDRDERPGSKFKDADLIGIPLRVTVGARGLKEGALELQERLNGQRSLLPAAEAAAVVADKIKAALASDRGRD, from the coding sequence ATGCGCTGGTCCCAGTATTTGTTGCCGACATTGAAAGAGACCCCCGCCGACGCCGAAGTGGTCAGCCACCAGCTGATGATGCGGGCCGGCATGATCCGCAAAGTGGCCGCCGGTATCTATAATTATATGCCGTTGGGACTGCGGTCCATCCGCAAGGTCGAAGCCATTGTGCGCGAAGAGCTTGACCGGGCCGGAGCCATCGAGGTCCTGATGCCCATGGCCAACCCCGCCGAACTCTGGCAGGAAACGGGACGCTGGGACAAGTACGGCAAGGAACTGCTGCGCTTCAAGGACCGCAAAGACGCCAATTTCTGCATGGGACCGACCCATGAGGAGGTCGTCACCGACATCGTGCGCAACACGGTGCGCTCTTACCGCCAACTGCCTCTTAATCTCTATCAGATCCAGACCAAGTTCCGCGACGAGATCCGTCCCCGTTTCGGCCTGATGCGCGGCCGCGAGTTTATCATGAAGGACGCCTATTCCTTCGATCTCGACGATGCCGGGGCCGATGCTTCCTATGAGAAAATGTACCAGGCCTATCGCCGCATCTTCACCCGCTGCGGCCTCAGGTTCCGCGCTGTCGAGGCGGACACCGGCTCTATCGGCGGCTCTTCCTCTCACGAGTTCATGGTGCTGGCCGAATCTGGCGAGGATGCCATTGTTTCCTGTGATAGCTGTGAATATGCCGCCAACGTGGAGAAGGCCGAGATCCGCCTGGGGGCACTGACGACGCCGGCGGCGACGGAAGACCGGCGCAAAGTGGCCACGCCGGCCCGCAAGACCATCGAGGACGTGGCCCTTTTTCTGGAGACCAGCCCGACGCGACTGCTCAAGACCCTGATCGTCGAGACCGATGCCGGCGAGACCGTGGGGGTGCTGTTGCGCGGGGATCGCGAGCTCAACGACATCAAGCTGGCGCATCTCCTCGGTTGTGCCTGGGTCACTCTGGCGCCGGAAGAAGTGGTGCAGAAGGTCACCGGCGCGCCGAGTGGCTTTGCTGGTCCCGTTGGTCTGAAGATCCGCCTCGTGGCGGATCTGGAGGTGCAAGGCATGGCCGACTTCATCACCGGCGCCAACGAAAAGGATGCCCATTTTACCGGGGTCAACCTGAATCGCGACTTTACTATCGATACCTTCGCCGATCTGCGCCAGGCCATCGGTGGGGATCCCTGCCCCCGCTGCGAAGGTAAGCTCGAGATCTGGCGGGGCATCGAAGTGGGACACGTCTTCAAACTCGGCACCAAGTATTCGGAGGCCATGGGCGCCACCGTGCTGGATGATCAGGGCAAGGACCGTGTGCTGGTCATGGGCTGCTACGGTATCGGCATCGGCCGCACCGTCGCTTCGGCCATCGAACAGAATCATGACGAGAACGGCATCATCTTTCCCCTGCCGATCGCCCCCTTCCAGGTCGTCGTCACCATGGTCAACCCCAACGATGATGAAGTCCGGGCGGCGGCGGAGGCTCTTTATGATGATCTGCGGCAGGCCGGTGTCGAAGTGCTGCTTGATGACCGCGACGAGCGCCCAGGCAGCAAGTTCAAGGATGCGGACCTTATCGGCATCCCCTTGCGGGTGACCGTCGGTGCCCGTGGTCTCAAGGAAGGAGCGCTGGAGCTGCAGGAGCGACTGAACGGGCAACGGAGCCTGCTGCCGGCGGCGGAGGCGGCCGCCGTGGTTGCGGACAAGATCAAGGCGGCCCTGGCGTCTGATCGAGGGCGGGATTGA
- the rplV gene encoding 50S ribosomal protein L22, whose translation MEARAKLSYARLSPQKARLVVDMVRGKGVQEALNVLKFSPQKAAPIVAKLVSSAVANAEQKGVNDVDRLFIKAITVDQGPVLKRFLPRAQGRATRIRKPTSHMTVILDEK comes from the coding sequence ATGGAAGCCAGAGCAAAGTTGAGTTACGCGCGCCTTTCGCCCCAGAAAGCACGACTGGTTGTCGATATGGTACGTGGAAAAGGGGTGCAGGAGGCTCTTAACGTCCTCAAGTTTTCTCCCCAGAAGGCAGCGCCCATTGTCGCCAAACTTGTCAGTTCGGCAGTGGCTAACGCCGAGCAAAAGGGTGTTAACGATGTTGATCGTCTCTTTATCAAGGCGATTACCGTAGACCAGGGACCTGTTCTCAAGCGGTTCCTGCCTCGGGCTCAGGGAAGGGCGACCCGTATTCGTAAACCGACCAGTCACATGACGGTTATTCTTGACGAAAAATAA
- the pyrF gene encoding orotidine-5'-phosphate decarboxylase: protein MMKNSVRDRLVFALDVDSFEEAERWVKLLHEKVGVFKVGKQLFTRCGPEVVHMVRGEGGDVFLDLKYHDIPNTVASAGVEATRLGVRMFNVHALGGREMMEKTVAAVDAVCPKGAAERPVLLAVTILTSSTEETLKQVGIDRPVQEMVPRLAKLAKDAGMDGVVASPKEVALIREVCGDDFLIVTPGVRPAFASLDDQKRVTTPAEAISAGADYLVIGRPISAAADPVEAAEKILDEMAAALGENR, encoded by the coding sequence GTGATGAAGAATTCTGTACGTGATCGCCTGGTTTTCGCTCTGGACGTCGACAGCTTTGAAGAGGCGGAGCGCTGGGTCAAGCTGCTGCACGAAAAGGTCGGGGTTTTCAAGGTGGGCAAACAGCTCTTTACCCGCTGTGGCCCCGAGGTGGTTCACATGGTTCGCGGGGAAGGAGGGGATGTCTTTCTTGATCTGAAGTATCACGATATCCCCAACACGGTGGCCAGCGCTGGCGTGGAGGCGACTCGGCTCGGGGTTCGCATGTTTAATGTGCATGCCCTGGGTGGGCGGGAGATGATGGAGAAAACGGTGGCTGCCGTCGATGCGGTCTGTCCGAAGGGGGCCGCCGAGCGTCCCGTGCTGCTGGCGGTGACCATCCTGACCTCCTCCACCGAGGAAACGCTGAAGCAGGTCGGTATCGATCGTCCCGTTCAGGAAATGGTGCCCCGTCTGGCCAAGCTGGCCAAGGATGCCGGCATGGACGGCGTGGTTGCCTCGCCCAAGGAAGTCGCCCTCATCCGGGAGGTTTGCGGTGACGATTTCCTCATCGTGACGCCTGGCGTGCGCCCCGCATTTGCCTCTCTGGATGACCAGAAGCGGGTCACCACCCCCGCCGAAGCCATTAGCGCCGGTGCCGATTACCTAGTCATCGGGCGGCCTATTTCGGCGGCAGCCGATCCTGTCGAGGCGGCAGAAAAGATCCTGGATGAAATGGCTGCCGCTCTCGGCGAGAATCGTTGA
- the tuf gene encoding elongation factor Tu — MAKAKFERKKPHVNIGTIGHVDHGKTTLTAAITKVLAAKGGAEYKGYDQIDNAPEERERGITIATAHVEYETEKRHYAHVDCPGHADYVKNMITGAAQMDGAILVVSAADGPMPQTREHILLARQVGVPAMVVFLNKADMVDDAELMELVELEVRELLSSYEFPGDDIPIIPGSALKALEGDAGELGEQAIMKLMDAVDNYIPEPERAIDRPFLMPVEDVFSISGRGTVATGRVERGVVKVGEEVEIVGMKATTKTVVTGVEMFRKLLDQGQAGDNVGVLLRGVKREDIERGQVLAKPGSITPHTKFKAEAYILSKEEGGRHTPFFKGYRPQFYFRTTDVTGIVELPEGTEMVMPGDNVAMTVNLITPIAMDKELRFAIREGGRTVGAGVVSEIIE; from the coding sequence ATGGCWAARGCMAAATTCGAGAGAAAAAAACCCCATGTCAATATCGGGACCATTGGTCACGTTGACCATGGCAAGACGACCCTGACAGCCGCCATCACCAAGGTTCTGGCAGCCAAGGGCGGCGCCGAGTACAAAGGTTACGATCAGATCGACAACGCTCCCGAGGAGCGCGAGCGCGGCATCACCATCGCTACCGCCCACGTCGAGTATGAGACTGAAAAGCGCCACTACGCCCACGTTGACTGCCCCGGCCACGCCGACTACGTCAAGAACATGATCACCGGTGCTGCCCAGATGGACGGCGCTATTCTGGTCGTTTCGGCCGCTGACGGCCCCATGCCCCAGACCCGTGAGCACATCCTGCTCGCCCGTCAGGTTGGCGTACCCGCCATGGTTGTCTTCCTTAACAAGGCCGACATGGTTGACGATGCCGAACTTATGGAGTTGGTTGAGCTGGAAGTTCGCGAGCTGCTTTCTTCCTATGAGTTCCCCGGTGACGACATTCCCATCATCCCCGGTTCGGCTCTGAAGGCCCTTGAGGGCGATGCTGGTGAGCTGGGCGAGCAGGCCATCATGAAGCTGATGGACGCCGTTGATAATTACATCCCCGAGCCCGAGCGCGCCATCGACCGGCCCTTCCTGATGCCCGTCGAGGACGTCTTCTCCATCTCCGGCCGTGGTACGGTTGCTACCGGTCGTGTTGAGCGCGGTGTCGTTAAGGTGGGCGAGGAAGTTGAAATCGTTGGTATGAAAGCCACCACCAAGACTGTCGTGACCGGCGTCGAGATGTTCCGCAAGCTGCTCGATCAGGGCCAGGCTGGCGACAACGTCGGCGTCCTGCTGCGTGGCGTCAAGCGCGAGGACATCGAGCGTGGTCAGGTATTGGCCAAGCCCGGCAGCATTACGCCGCACACGAAGTTCAAGGCAGAAGCCTACATCCTGTCCAAGGAAGAAGGCGGCCGTCACACCCCGTTCTTCAAGGGGTATCGTCCTCAGTTCTACTTCCGCACTACCGACGTTACCGGTATTGTGGAGTTGCCCGAAGGGACCGAGATGGTCATGCCTGGCGACAACGTCGCCATGACGGTTAACCTGATCACCCCCATCGCCATGGACAAGGAACTGCGCTTTGCTATCCGCGAAGGCGGTCGTACGGTTGGCGCGGGTGTTGTTAGCGAAATTATCGAGTAA
- the rplB gene encoding 50S ribosomal protein L2 gives MAIKKYKPTSPGRRNMTSSTYEEITTSTPEKSLLAPLKRTGGRNNNGRITKRHTGGGHKRKYRIIDFKRDKKEVPAKIVSVEYDPNRTARIALLNYADGEKRYILAPVGLNVGDVVVASEKADIKPGNAMPIRAIPLGTWVHNVELKVGKGGQLARSAGTYAMIAAKEGKYSQLRLPSGEVRLVLQECCATIGQVGNQDHENVKVGKAGRNRWLGKRPQSRGVAMNPVDHPHGGGEGKSSGGRHPVTPWGIPTKGYKTRVNKRTDRFIVRRRTK, from the coding sequence ATGGCGATCAAAAAGTATAAACCGACCTCACCCGGTCGTCGCAATATGACATCTTCGACTTATGAGGAGATCACCACCTCGACTCCTGAGAAGTCACTTCTGGCACCGCTGAAGCGTACCGGAGGACGTAACAATAATGGCCGAATCACCAAGCGCCACACGGGTGGTGGGCATAAGCGTAAATACAGGATCATCGATTTTAAACGGGACAAAAAAGAAGTGCCGGCCAAAATCGTTTCTGTAGAATATGATCCGAATCGGACCGCCCGCATCGCCCTGCTCAACTATGCCGATGGCGAAAAACGTTACATCTTGGCTCCTGTCGGCCTTAATGTTGGTGACGTTGTGGTGGCGAGTGAAAAGGCTGATATTAAGCCTGGAAACGCCATGCCTATACGCGCCATCCCTTTGGGTACCTGGGTTCACAATGTTGAGCTTAAGGTTGGTAAGGGCGGCCAGCTGGCCCGTAGCGCTGGCACCTACGCCATGATTGCAGCCAAAGAAGGGAAGTATTCCCAACTTCGGCTTCCTTCTGGTGAGGTTCGTCTCGTTCTGCAGGAATGTTGCGCAACCATCGGTCAGGTCGGCAACCAGGATCACGAAAATGTCAAAGTGGGTAAGGCAGGACGAAATCGCTGGCTTGGTAAGCGTCCCCAGTCCCGTGGTGTTGCCATGAACCCTGTCGATCATCCGCATGGTGGCGGCGAAGGTAAATCCTCCGGTGGCCGGCATCCCGTTACGCCCTGGGGTATTCCGACCAAAGGTTACAAAACCCGAGTTAATAAGCGGACTGATCGTTTCATCGTCCGGCGTCGTACAAAATAG
- a CDS encoding DUF4388 domain-containing protein: MAADSTFLNVPPQVADKIAVSSLELTASSSCHLLFTSPEAGEVLMAGVLGEVSVTDLLSFFNMFRKTGVLHFELKGGCKDLCFQQGEIVSARSTFPGEDLGGVLFDMGKLNAEALQKVRQSSVDLTRGGKTLVEKGLVTAKDLWQATRQQVEFIIYGLFAFQAGSYVFLNRPPGKADAVRLSLSTQNLIMEGLRRVDEKELFMRRIGSLDGLPVLIPGSVEDLPPSEKRLALFIGERRLAVREILRRSGMGEFETLRLLYQLIEKKAVRVEDAPSVEASGDLGKILSIFNGALSAIFRRLSEKNPGFGQDVDAFLHTLPQPFSYVFRDVTLAEDGSIEAGRILINLGGLDESDKMKLLADALSELVYMECMAARRQLGADESTELIQRVQEISRRVKHIIGSK; this comes from the coding sequence ATGGCAGCTGACAGCACGTTTTTGAATGTTCCTCCCCAGGTGGCCGACAAAATTGCGGTTTCATCTTTGGAGCTGACCGCATCTTCCTCCTGTCATCTCCTCTTTACGTCCCCGGAAGCGGGCGAGGTCTTGATGGCGGGTGTGCTGGGGGAGGTCTCGGTAACGGATCTTCTCTCCTTCTTTAATATGTTCCGGAAAACCGGCGTCTTGCACTTTGAACTCAAAGGGGGTTGCAAGGACCTGTGCTTCCAGCAGGGTGAGATTGTCTCGGCGAGGAGCACCTTTCCGGGAGAAGACCTGGGGGGGGTCCTCTTTGACATGGGGAAGCTGAACGCGGAAGCACTTCAGAAGGTCCGGCAATCATCTGTCGATCTGACTCGTGGCGGCAAGACTCTGGTCGAAAAGGGGCTGGTCACGGCCAAGGATCTCTGGCAGGCGACGCGCCAGCAGGTGGAATTCATCATCTATGGCCTCTTTGCCTTTCAGGCCGGCAGCTATGTCTTCCTGAACCGGCCCCCGGGCAAGGCTGACGCTGTCCGGCTCTCTCTGAGCACCCAGAACCTCATCATGGAGGGGCTGCGCCGCGTTGACGAGAAAGAACTTTTCATGCGTCGCATCGGTTCCCTCGATGGTTTGCCGGTGCTGATCCCGGGGAGTGTCGAGGATCTGCCGCCATCGGAAAAACGTCTGGCGCTGTTTATTGGCGAAAGACGCCTCGCGGTACGTGAGATTTTGCGCCGGAGCGGCATGGGGGAGTTCGAGACGCTGCGCCTGCTCTATCAGTTGATCGAGAAGAAGGCGGTGAGGGTGGAGGACGCCCCCTCGGTGGAGGCATCCGGGGACCTGGGCAAGATTCTGTCCATTTTCAATGGGGCCCTTTCGGCGATCTTCCGGCGCCTGAGTGAGAAGAATCCCGGCTTTGGCCAGGATGTGGATGCTTTTCTGCACACGTTGCCTCAACCTTTTTCGTACGTCTTTCGGGATGTGACCCTGGCCGAAGACGGCTCCATAGAGGCGGGGCGTATCCTGATCAATCTGGGCGGACTTGATGAGTCGGACAAGATGAAACTGCTGGCCGATGCCTTGAGCGAGCTGGTTTATATGGAATGCATGGCCGCCCGTCGCCAACTGGGGGCGGATGAATCGACGGAACTCATTCAGCGGGTGCAGGAGATCTCCCGCCGGGTGAAACATATCATTGGGAGCAAGTGA
- the rplD gene encoding 50S ribosomal protein L4, which produces MAKIAVYDINKNQVSEKEISDAVFNVEVRSYLIHDMVRYQLAARRQGTSASKTRSEVAGGGKKPYKQKGTGNARQGCIRAPHYVGGGAAFGPNPRDYNFKLNRKVKKAALKSALSVRFQDSRLTVLNAIDLGKISTKSFAEFLGRFDLQKVLVVIEGENPQVELSARNLPFVKVLKAEGVNVYDVMKYPNLVMTEGAVSQLEGALA; this is translated from the coding sequence ATGGCTAAAATCGCTGTATATGACATAAATAAAAACCAAGTGTCTGAAAAGGAAATCTCAGATGCGGTGTTTAATGTCGAAGTCAGATCCTATCTGATTCATGACATGGTTCGCTATCAGCTGGCCGCCCGCCGGCAGGGAACCTCTGCCAGCAAAACCCGTAGTGAGGTTGCTGGCGGCGGGAAAAAGCCCTATAAGCAGAAGGGTACTGGTAACGCCCGTCAAGGGTGCATCCGTGCACCTCACTACGTAGGTGGGGGCGCCGCTTTTGGGCCTAATCCTCGCGATTACAATTTCAAGCTCAATCGTAAGGTTAAAAAAGCAGCCCTGAAGAGCGCTCTTTCCGTGCGTTTTCAGGATAGCAGACTGACCGTTCTCAACGCGATTGACCTCGGGAAAATCAGCACCAAGTCGTTCGCTGAATTTCTTGGTCGCTTCGATCTTCAAAAGGTGCTGGTTGTTATTGAGGGTGAAAACCCCCAGGTTGAGCTGTCTGCCAGAAACCTTCCTTTTGTAAAGGTTCTTAAGGCCGAGGGTGTTAACGTTTACGACGTCATGAAGTATCCGAACCTCGTGATGACTGAAGGCGCCGTGTCTCAACTGGAAGGAGCGTTGGCCTGA
- the rpsS gene encoding 30S ribosomal protein S19 yields the protein MARSIKKGPYVQESLLRKVDLEGGTTSKQVIKTWSRRSTILPEFVGHTFAVHNGKKFIPVFVTENMVGHKLGEFAPTRTYYGHGADKKSKRK from the coding sequence GTGGCTAGATCAATCAAAAAAGGGCCGTACGTCCAAGAAAGCCTTTTGCGAAAAGTCGATCTGGAAGGTGGGACTACCAGTAAGCAGGTCATTAAGACCTGGTCGCGGCGTTCAACCATCCTTCCTGAGTTCGTAGGTCATACTTTTGCTGTGCATAACGGTAAAAAGTTCATCCCCGTTTTTGTTACCGAAAATATGGTTGGGCATAAACTGGGTGAGTTTGCTCCCACCCGGACCTACTATGGTCACGGAGCCGACAAGAAGAGCAAGCGCAAATAA
- the rplC gene encoding 50S ribosomal protein L3, with protein MINGILGKKLGMTQVFAIDGRRIPVTVVEAGPCVVLQKKTVETDGYNAVQVGFGVKKIHRVSKPELGHFKKAGKGAFGTLREFRADSVDEYNVGDEITCQGIFAAGDIVDVTGTSKGKGFQGVIKRWNFAGGRATHGSMFHRAPGSIGASAWPSRVFKGKKMAGQMGNKKVTTQNLQIVDVRPDQNLILVKGAIPGPKNAVVEIRKGLKAKK; from the coding sequence ATGATAAATGGAATCTTGGGAAAGAAGTTGGGGATGACCCAGGTCTTCGCCATCGATGGCAGAAGAATCCCTGTTACGGTTGTTGAAGCCGGTCCCTGTGTTGTTCTTCAGAAGAAGACTGTTGAGACGGACGGGTACAATGCCGTGCAGGTCGGCTTCGGTGTTAAAAAGATTCACCGTGTCAGCAAGCCCGAGCTTGGACATTTCAAAAAAGCAGGCAAGGGCGCTTTCGGCACACTTCGCGAATTTCGCGCCGACAGCGTGGACGAATATAACGTGGGCGACGAGATCACCTGCCAGGGGATCTTTGCGGCCGGTGATATTGTCGATGTTACAGGAACGAGCAAGGGTAAGGGCTTCCAGGGGGTCATAAAACGCTGGAACTTTGCCGGTGGCAGAGCTACGCACGGCTCCATGTTCCACCGGGCCCCGGGATCTATCGGTGCCAGCGCCTGGCCTTCCAGGGTGTTTAAAGGTAAAAAGATGGCTGGGCAGATGGGCAATAAAAAGGTAACCACCCAGAATCTACAGATTGTTGATGTCCGCCCCGATCAGAACCTTATTTTGGTTAAAGGTGCCATCCCCGGACCAAAAAACGCTGTGGTGGAGATCCGCAAAGGCCTTAAGGCTAAAAAGTAG
- the rpsC gene encoding 30S ribosomal protein S3, with the protein MGQKVHPVGFRLGVVKTWDSKWYAEADYAKLLHEDIKLRNYLKKRLYHAGISKIEIERAASKAKINIFAARPGIIIGKRGSEVEALKKELAKLTDKEVFINIQEVRKPEIDAQLLAENVALQLERRVAFRRAMKKGVTQALKFGAQGIKINCAGRLGGAEIARTEWYREGRVPLHTLRADIDYGFAEAKTTYGIIGVKVLIFKGEVLAREQ; encoded by the coding sequence TTGGGCCAGAAAGTTCATCCTGTAGGATTTCGTCTGGGAGTCGTCAAAACCTGGGACTCCAAGTGGTATGCCGAGGCGGATTACGCCAAGCTGCTGCATGAAGATATTAAGCTGCGTAATTACCTCAAAAAGAGGCTTTACCACGCCGGTATTTCTAAAATCGAAATCGAGCGTGCGGCGAGCAAGGCGAAAATCAACATTTTTGCCGCTCGTCCCGGCATCATCATCGGAAAGAGGGGGTCCGAGGTTGAGGCTCTCAAGAAAGAGCTGGCCAAACTCACCGATAAGGAAGTATTTATCAATATTCAGGAAGTACGCAAGCCTGAGATCGACGCTCAGTTGCTCGCCGAAAACGTGGCCCTGCAGCTAGAGAGGCGTGTGGCTTTCCGCCGCGCCATGAAAAAAGGGGTTACCCAAGCTCTCAAGTTCGGCGCACAGGGGATCAAAATCAACTGTGCCGGCCGTTTGGGAGGAGCCGAAATCGCTCGTACTGAGTGGTACCGCGAAGGGAGAGTGCCTCTTCACACTCTTCGCGCAGACATCGATTATGGATTCGCTGAGGCGAAAACCACCTACGGGATTATCGGTGTCAAGGTACTCATCTTCAAGGGCGAAGTTCTCGCAAGAGAACAGTGA
- the rlmB gene encoding 23S rRNA (guanosine(2251)-2'-O)-methyltransferase RlmB: MADWVYGVNPAREGLRSRLRRPLELVVTRQPLGPRVQEVIEEAERAGVVVRQVERRDMDRLAGNNRHQGVLLKVEDYSFASVDDLVESWRASGRPAFFLLLDGITDPHNLGALIRSAEGAGCHGVIIPKDRACGVTGVVDKSSAGALEHIPLCQVTNLARTMDELRRAGVWVYGLAGEAGSQNLYSCDLAGNVALVVGSEGSGLRPNVKAHCDGLLCIPMAGAVSSLNASVAGALAMYEVVRQRRLLNDC; this comes from the coding sequence ATGGCGGATTGGGTCTATGGTGTAAATCCGGCTCGTGAAGGGCTGCGCAGCCGGCTCCGACGCCCCCTTGAGCTGGTCGTAACGCGCCAGCCTCTCGGTCCTCGGGTGCAGGAAGTGATCGAAGAGGCGGAGCGGGCGGGTGTGGTTGTTCGCCAGGTCGAGCGCCGGGACATGGATCGGCTGGCGGGAAACAACCGTCACCAGGGGGTCCTGCTGAAGGTGGAAGATTATTCTTTTGCCTCTGTCGACGATCTGGTTGAGAGCTGGCGGGCCTCCGGCAGGCCTGCATTCTTTTTGCTCCTCGACGGCATCACTGATCCGCACAATCTGGGGGCTTTGATCCGCAGTGCGGAGGGTGCCGGTTGTCATGGCGTGATCATTCCCAAAGACAGAGCCTGTGGTGTCACCGGGGTAGTGGACAAGTCCTCGGCGGGCGCTCTCGAGCATATTCCGCTCTGCCAGGTAACTAATCTGGCCCGCACCATGGATGAACTGCGCCGAGCAGGAGTATGGGTTTATGGACTTGCCGGAGAGGCCGGTAGCCAGAACCTCTATTCCTGCGATCTGGCGGGGAACGTTGCCCTGGTGGTTGGTAGCGAAGGGAGCGGACTGCGTCCCAACGTAAAGGCTCATTGCGACGGTCTGCTATGTATTCCTATGGCAGGAGCGGTCTCTTCCCTCAATGCCTCCGTTGCCGGAGCCTTGGCCATGTACGAGGTTGTTCGCCAGCGCCGGCTTCTGAACGACTGCTGA